Within Desulfobacter sp., the genomic segment AGAAAAATTGATAAACACCTTTATAAGGAACGACATTTGGTGGAATGCTTTTTCGCAAAAATAAAATCCTGTCGGCGAGTTTCGACTCGATATGAGAAACTCGCCAGCAGTTACCATGCAATGGTGCTTATTGCTTCTTGCTTGGTTTGGTTAGCATGATTTATTTAGAAACAGCCCCTAAAAACAAGATTATTTTTTTTATTCAGATAATCCGGTATTAAATTGATTGTTTCGGCTTTTCGGACGGTAGCAAAAATAATGTAAGAAGTTACTTTTAGCTATTGAGTTGAATGGTGTTTTTTTCCGTCCATTTAAACGACGGGTTGATTCTCATTTTGAAAGCTTTTCATACTCCCCAATACCGAACTATTTTGTATGCCGTTCAAAAATTCCCTGATAAGTTCCGTCTTCTTTTATTTGTTGTAAAACCGCCCGGAATTTATTCTGTAAACCTATTTTGTCCCTTAACGACGAGACTTTCGACAAGATTAGATACGCTCCCTTCTTTTTTCCGACTGGTCCGATGGGAACAATATCTTTCTCCATTCCCAATGATTTAAAATAATACATCATCACCCCCAAGTCTCCAATTGCCGCATCTAATCTTCCGGCATTCAGTAGTTTTCTCATATTCGGAATATTCAAATCGCTGATTTCTTCCAGTCTAATTTCCCCCTCTTTTGCCGTCTTTTCGAATTCGTCACCAACAAAAACCCATCGGTCTTTTCCTATCGTTTTTCCATAAAGTTCGCTGATATCCGAATACCTTAATTCGTTTCCCTTTCTGACAAATAGTTGAAATTCTTCAAAATGCAGAATCTCGGCATAGAGACAAAATTCTTCCCTTTCCTTTGTTTTAAAAGCGGCAAACCCTCCGTCAATTGTTCCTTTTTCAACCAATTTCATAACTCTTTTCCAGGGATAGGCCTTTATTTTAATCGCCACTCCTATCCGTTTTGCCGCCTCATTCAACACATCGATGTCAATTCCTGTCAGTTTTCCGTCCACCTTATAGAAAAACGGAGGAAAATCGTCCACTGTTCCGAGGACCAGTTTGTTATCGAATTCCTCCGCCTGGCAATACACGTTCAAGGGAATAAGTAGTGATAAAACAATCATAACAATTCTTTTCACAATATCCTCCTTTTGCTTTTAGTGAAAAGCAACCCCGTGTTTCTTGAACAACAAAAAACTTTAATGAAGATTAACAATTCTTCGCAGAAAATTTCAACAGTCCGTTTGATGCCGTGCTATTTCCTTTTCAGAAAATAAGCTTGCAAAAAGTTCCAGGATAAGGATGATCTCCAATATTCTTGATTTTCAAATTTCAATACAGTCTATGGATAAAAGATTGACTATCATTCAAATCCTGACACCCATTGAGGATGAAATGAAACAACAAGAAGGGTTAGATTCTTATCGACAAAGGTTAGAATGATTGCTTTTCATTTTCATTTTTTGTAACTTGGATAATACAGTTAACATACCGCAAGAAAAGATGTGTTTAAAAGAATCATACTTTTTTACATTTTTTTCTTTCCCCTGTAGCGTAAGGACGGGGGAATCAATTGTAGCTATTATCTGCCGTAGTATAATGAAATGATGAAAAATTGGATAATCATCTATAGGTTATATTCGTACCTGCTACTAAGACTGCTAATCGCTGGAACCCTTTTGGTGGTCTGGGGCCAGGTTACTGACGCGCGAGGAGCGGAGAAAGGAAATATTGCTGTAGTGGCAAGCACCGAGAGCGCGCCCTACCGGATGTTCAAAAATGGGCGGCCCAGAGGTGTTTTTATCGACATTTTAGAGGCCGTACTTAAGCAGACGAACCTGACATCCAGCTATAACGTTATGCCGTTCAAGCGTTGCCTGCTCGATCTAAAAACCGGAAAAGCGGATCTATTCATAGGACTTTTCCACCGGCCCGAGCGGGAGGAGTACGTTATTTACCTGAAGCCAACGATCGCACCATATGTTACCAAAGTATTCTATCTCAACAAGGACCGGGCCCGGCACATCCAGAAGTGGGAAGACCTTTACCGGCTCAAGATTGGCATCCGCGGCGGTTATAAACACCACCCGGATTTCGACACCGATCAAAGAATCCAAAAATACGAGGTGAACAAAGAAGAGCAGGCCTTTCACATGCTGACCCGTAACCGTATCGATGCGGTGCTCATAACCGAAGAAACTGGCGTTTACCTTATCGACAAGTTAGGATATGCCAACAAATTCTCAACGGCCCCGCTGCGGCTTGAAAGAGACAATCCGGCCTACATCGTCATGTCTCGTAAATCCCGGCTGACGCCCCACATCTCAGCACTCGAAAAAGCCATTGTCACCATTGTGACGGATGGCACGTTGAAAGCTATACGCCAGAAGTATCTCAGGCCCAGATAGGAACTTGTTTTTTATAATGACCCAATAAGGCAAATGACCAACTGGCAAATTATAGCAGGCATGTGTACTTGATAAATTAATGGTGAGGAATTCTTGACTCCAAGTAGTTCGCCTATATGATTAAAAGGTCTTTTTAGATAGCAACCGGCCGATGATCATGCGCAGCACCTCAGAGGTTTCCGGTACGGCATAGACCACATTGTCAAAGCCCTCAAATATTTCTGCCGGGACATTGATGGCGATCCAGACGCAGAAGGCCCCCTGGGCGGCTTTCTGGTGAAGGTCCATATACCCTTTTGCCATGATTCGGGACAGGTTCTTTCCCGCCCTGTATTTCTTTTCGTCTGACATGGGTGTCTCCTTTTAAGCGCTTTCGATCATTTCGGCAAAAGCCTCAACCCGTGTGGCATAGGCCCCGATGCTGTCCTGGCTCTGGCTCTGAAAATCCAGGATAATGGAGGGAAGGCCATATCAATTTAACCGATGGCTGGATATTCTTTCCAGATCCGAAAGAAGGGGATAAAGGTAAATTTATCCACTTGGCCCCGGAGGATTGTCACATGATCAAAGAAATTCAAAGCATGATTCCCCCTGCCCTACCTGATATGTTTTTCTTTAGACATGTTAAATCCAAACAAGGTACAGTAGCCGGTAAACAGTTCGGCCCTAAATATTTCAAGGTCTGGTGGGATAAAGCCTGCAAAAATTTAGGCATCGAAGGCGTTGACCTTTATGGTGGTACAAAGCATTCAACGGTAACGGCCCTGGGCCAAGTTATGACCCCTGAACAGATCCAGCGGGGAGCCACCGGCCATACATCAGATGCATTTAAAAGATACATGCTCCCGGATGTAAACGAAGCTCAACAGGCACGGCAAGCTGTAGCAAAAATTCAGGGCAAAGCCGCTAAACATCCGCTAAACATTTTGGACCTAAAAAGAAATGTTAAGTAATTGAAATTATTAGAATTTTATGGTGGAGGCGGGGGGAGTTGAACCCCCGTCCGAAAACAATCAACCCAGGCTTCTACATACTTATCCTGAACTTTATAATTGGCCGGGAAGGCTCCTTCAGGATGGATACGACCCGGTGTATCCTGAAAAATTCAACCGTAGGGGCTCAGGAAACCCTTTAGGCGGTCTTGCAAAGTCGACGCCCTGACCTGGATCTGCAAGAGGGAAACCAGGAGGACGGAAGCCTTAAGCGGCTACAGCGTAGTTATAATCGTCTGCGATTATGTTTAAGCTTTGCCAAGTTTACGAGCTGACAAAAAACTCGGTATGCTACCATGGGCGTCAAAATCTCCGTCGAAACCATTTCGCCCCCAAATTGTAAAAGATCAAGTGACGGGCATTAATATAATAACAAGGCCCCTAAAGTCAATGAAATCATTAGCCGGAATATTTTTTTCTTTCCCTGTCCATATCCCGCTGCACATCCCGCTTTTTAATACTCTCCCGCTTGTCATAGAGCTTCTTGCCTTTACCAAGCCCGATAAGTACCTTTATTTTATCATTTTTAAAATAAATTTTCAAAGGAACAAGGGTGTATCCTTTTTCATTTATTTTGGCAGCCAGCTTCCGGATTTCATATTTGTGAAGCAGCAGTTTTCTGGTCCGCAGGGCTTCATGGTTGGCATTGTAGGCGTACTTGTAGTGGGAAATGTGCAGCTGGCGCAAAAAGACCTCGTCCCTTTTGATATCTGCGTAGCTGTCCTTGAAGCTCACCCGGCCCTCCCTGATGGATTTGACCTCGGAGCCGGCCAGGACAATGCCGGCCTCGTACTCATCGTCAATGTGGTAGTTGTGCCGGGCCTTTTTATTGGTGGCAATGAGTTTTATATATTCTGAATTCATATTTGTTTTACTCGTCGTTATCCCTGTAGGGGAGGCTGGTTTTGTATTTTTCAAGAACAAAATCGCTGATCTCCCCGGCTGTATTGAATCCCATGATGGTTTTTAAATCATCTCTGGCTTTTGATACGTCCATGGCCCGGATCATCTTTTTGATCACAGGAATGGCCCCGGAGTTCATGGATAAATTTGTCAGGCCCAGGCCGAGAAGAACGGGGATATTGATGGGGTCCCCTGCCATTTCGCCGCACATGCATAATTCCACATTATTTTTACGTGCCGCCTCGCAGGTCAGGTGAATCATTTTAATGACCGCGGGGTTCAGCGCCTGGTAGAGATGGGCCACCCGGCGGTTGCGCCGGTCAATGGCCAGGGAATACTGGATCAGGTCGTTGGTGCCGATGCTGAAAAAATCCACGTGGGCCGCCAGTTCATCGGCCATGAGAACAGCCGAAGGCACCTCAATCATGATTCCCAGGGGAATATCCTTGTTAAAGACCTTGTCTTCATCCTCAAGCTCAAGCACGGCCTTATCAATGACGGCCTTGACCTGGAGTATTTCCTCAACGCAGGAAATCATGGGGATGAGCAGCTTGATGTTGCCGAAGGCCGCTGCCCTGAGGATGGCTTTAATCTGTGTGATGAATATATCTTCATTTTCCAGGCAGAAGCGGACCGCACGCAGCCCCAGGGCCGGATTGGCCTCTTCAACCGGGTCGATGTAAGGGTTGAACTTGTCCCCGTTGATATCCAGGGTCCGGATGGTAACCGGTGCCGGATGCATCAGCTCAACCAGTTCCCGGTATTTTTGCAGCAGCTCATCTTCAGTGGGAAACCGGTTGAGATCCAGGTAAAGGAATTCGGTCCTGAACAGCCCGATGCCGGAAGCCCGGTTATCCTTTGCAGAGACCACCTCTTCCACCAGCTCAATATTGGCCAGAAGATTCAGGGGGACCCCGTCTTTGGTCACCGCCGGCAGATGGCTTTCCCGTTCGATATCTGCCCGGTAGGCTTCAAACCGGGCCATTTTTTCTTCGTATTTAAAAAGGGTCTCTTCTTCGGGATTGATGATGATCAGGCCGGAGGTGCCGTCAACAATGAGAATGTCGTCGTTGTTGACATTGACGGTGGCCGTACCCAGCCCCAGCACAGAAGGGATTTTAAGGGATTTGGCCACGATACTGGTATGGGAATCCTTGCCCCCCCGGTCCGTTACAAAGCCTTTAATCCGTTCCAGCTGAATCTGGCTGGTATCTGCGGGGGAAAGATCGTGGGCCACTATGATCACCCGCTTGTTGATATCCCTGATACGGATATCTTCGGCCCCCACAAGGTAGGTCATGATCTTATCCGAAACCTGGATGATATCATGGCCCCGGGTGCGAAGATAGGGGTCGTCGATCTGTTCGAACATGTGCCGGACATCTCTTGTGATCTTGCGCAGGGCCCATTCGGCATTGACCATATCCGCGGAAATGGTGTCGATGGTCTTGCCGTAGAGCATCTTGTCCTTGAACAATATCATATGGGTTTCAAGGATATTCAGATTCTCACTTAAATCCGCCCCCAGGGATTCAATGGTTTTTGCATGATCGTTCTTTGCCTTGATTACGGCATTTTTAAACCGGTCTATTTCCGCAGGCACCATATCAGGACTGATGGGGTAGCGTTTGATCAGATTGACGCCTTCCCGGTCCACGACATAGGCCTTGCCGATGCAGATACCCGGTGATCCGCAGATGCCGTGGATGGTAATTTGGCCTGACTGGGTGCTATTCATTGATATCCTCTCCAAACCCTTGGTCGAAAAAATCTTTGATCCGGTCCGCCACAGCCCTGTCCTCTTTATTTTCTGCCTGAATGAAAATCGGTGTACCGGTGACGGCACAGAGTGTCAGTATATCGATGATGCTGGAGGCATCAACGGTTGTTGAACCGTCTGACAGCCAGATGTTTCCTTTTGCCGTCATGGTCATTTCCGCTATCTTTGCCGCAGGCCGGGCGTGCATTCCCAAGGCGTTTACGACTCTGCTCTCCCGGGAAATTGAATATTCTGTGTCCAAGTTCAGTTCTTTCCAGTGAAAAATTTTATCCTGTTTATCTCTTTCAATATGAAAAGTCAACGGTATCCGCGCCCTAAC encodes:
- a CDS encoding amino acid ABC transporter substrate-binding protein, with translation MKRIVMIVLSLLIPLNVYCQAEEFDNKLVLGTVDDFPPFFYKVDGKLTGIDIDVLNEAAKRIGVAIKIKAYPWKRVMKLVEKGTIDGGFAAFKTKEREEFCLYAEILHFEEFQLFVRKGNELRYSDISELYGKTIGKDRWVFVGDEFEKTAKEGEIRLEEISDLNIPNMRKLLNAGRLDAAIGDLGVMMYYFKSLGMEKDIVPIGPVGKKKGAYLILSKVSSLRDKIGLQNKFRAVLQQIKEDGTYQGIFERHTK
- a CDS encoding transporter substrate-binding domain-containing protein, which codes for MASTESAPYRMFKNGRPRGVFIDILEAVLKQTNLTSSYNVMPFKRCLLDLKTGKADLFIGLFHRPEREEYVIYLKPTIAPYVTKVFYLNKDRARHIQKWEDLYRLKIGIRGGYKHHPDFDTDQRIQKYEVNKEEQAFHMLTRNRIDAVLITEETGVYLIDKLGYANKFSTAPLRLERDNPAYIVMSRKSRLTPHISALEKAIVTIVTDGTLKAIRQKYLRPR
- the smpB gene encoding SsrA-binding protein SmpB, with amino-acid sequence MNSEYIKLIATNKKARHNYHIDDEYEAGIVLAGSEVKSIREGRVSFKDSYADIKRDEVFLRQLHISHYKYAYNANHEALRTRKLLLHKYEIRKLAAKINEKGYTLVPLKIYFKNDKIKVLIGLGKGKKLYDKRESIKKRDVQRDMDRERKKYSG
- the ptsP gene encoding phosphoenolpyruvate--protein phosphotransferase, with the protein product MNSTQSGQITIHGICGSPGICIGKAYVVDREGVNLIKRYPISPDMVPAEIDRFKNAVIKAKNDHAKTIESLGADLSENLNILETHMILFKDKMLYGKTIDTISADMVNAEWALRKITRDVRHMFEQIDDPYLRTRGHDIIQVSDKIMTYLVGAEDIRIRDINKRVIIVAHDLSPADTSQIQLERIKGFVTDRGGKDSHTSIVAKSLKIPSVLGLGTATVNVNNDDILIVDGTSGLIIINPEEETLFKYEEKMARFEAYRADIERESHLPAVTKDGVPLNLLANIELVEEVVSAKDNRASGIGLFRTEFLYLDLNRFPTEDELLQKYRELVELMHPAPVTIRTLDINGDKFNPYIDPVEEANPALGLRAVRFCLENEDIFITQIKAILRAAAFGNIKLLIPMISCVEEILQVKAVIDKAVLELEDEDKVFNKDIPLGIMIEVPSAVLMADELAAHVDFFSIGTNDLIQYSLAIDRRNRRVAHLYQALNPAVIKMIHLTCEAARKNNVELCMCGEMAGDPINIPVLLGLGLTNLSMNSGAIPVIKKMIRAMDVSKARDDLKTIMGFNTAGEISDFVLEKYKTSLPYRDNDE
- a CDS encoding HPr family phosphocarrier protein, which gives rise to MDTEYSISRESRVVNALGMHARPAAKIAEMTMTAKGNIWLSDGSTTVDASSIIDILTLCAVTGTPIFIQAENKEDRAVADRIKDFFDQGFGEDINE